Proteins from a genomic interval of Francisella salimarina:
- the alaS gene encoding alanine--tRNA ligase — protein sequence MISTKELRTKFINYFESKNHSHQPSSSLIPFGDDTLLFTNAGMVQFKDVFLGLEKRDFSRAVTVQKCLRAGGKHNDLDNVGYTARHHTFFEMLGNFSFGDYFKKDAISFAWEFLTKEIKLPAEKLWVTIYVTDDEAFDVWHNHIGLPKERIIRIDSNDNFWSMGDTGPCGPCTEIFYDHGEDVAGGLPGTPEEDGDRYIEIWNIVFMQYNRHADGTTTDLPKPSVDTGMGLERIAAVLQDVHSNYDIDLFQALIMKAQEVTNACDTSSPSLKVVADHIRSCAFLIADGVLPSNEGRGYVLRRIIRRAIRHGNKLGAKDIFFYKLVAELINQMGEAYPQLIDKREVIEKTLIKEEELFLKTIENGIKIFDAEVSGLKGDIISGEIAFKLYDTYGFPFDLTADMAREKGLKVDEEAFKKQMQQQKQRSKEAGKFNIDYNNTINSQVKSEFKGYSTLFEDAKVLEIFQDGQQVNTISNGSSAVIVLDKTPFYAEAGGQVGDKGILEGVGVEFIVDDVQKSGEAVLHIGKLAKGVLNTSDEVSARVNDLRRLATAANHSATHLLHKALKVVLGDHAEQKGSLVDDSKLRFDFTHDKAISRAEIEQIEILVNQQIRANYPVATIETSQEKAKSLGAEALFGEKYGDIVRVISMGDFSIELCGGTHVAYTGDIGLFKIVSESGIASGIRRIEAITADKAIKHTFTYENKLTTVKEAIKSNDANLLEKLQSLLEQLKKQEKEITKLKKDLLSGTSNDIKESIIGDIKVVVANLKEVDIKTLREKIDDYKSKNDKIVSVLSTINADKVQFVIGVSKSITSLIKAGDIAKEFSGYIDGKGGGRPDMAQGGGNNSANIDEALSNLEQYIINNIRQ from the coding sequence ATGATTTCTACTAAAGAGTTACGTACTAAATTTATCAACTATTTTGAGTCTAAGAATCACTCACACCAGCCAAGCTCATCTTTAATACCATTTGGGGATGATACGTTGTTATTTACAAATGCAGGTATGGTGCAATTTAAAGATGTATTTTTGGGGTTAGAAAAGAGAGATTTTTCTCGAGCTGTAACAGTTCAGAAATGTCTCAGAGCTGGTGGTAAACATAATGATTTAGATAATGTTGGCTATACAGCTAGACATCATACTTTTTTTGAGATGCTTGGTAATTTTAGTTTTGGTGATTATTTTAAAAAAGATGCTATTAGTTTTGCTTGGGAGTTTCTAACTAAAGAAATTAAACTACCTGCGGAAAAACTATGGGTGACTATATATGTTACAGATGATGAAGCATTTGATGTGTGGCATAATCATATTGGTTTACCAAAAGAAAGAATCATACGAATAGACTCAAATGATAATTTTTGGTCTATGGGAGATACAGGTCCGTGTGGTCCTTGTACTGAAATCTTTTATGATCATGGTGAAGATGTTGCAGGAGGCTTACCTGGTACACCTGAAGAAGATGGAGATAGATATATTGAAATCTGGAATATAGTGTTTATGCAGTATAATCGCCATGCTGATGGTACAACTACTGATTTACCTAAACCATCTGTTGATACTGGTATGGGGTTAGAGAGAATCGCAGCAGTACTACAAGATGTTCATAGTAATTATGATATAGATTTATTTCAGGCGCTAATTATGAAAGCTCAAGAAGTTACTAATGCGTGTGATACAAGTTCACCATCCTTAAAGGTGGTTGCAGATCATATACGTTCATGTGCTTTTTTAATTGCAGATGGTGTTTTACCATCAAATGAAGGTAGAGGATATGTTTTAAGAAGAATTATTCGTAGAGCAATTCGTCATGGTAATAAGCTTGGCGCTAAGGATATATTCTTCTACAAGTTAGTGGCAGAGCTTATTAATCAAATGGGTGAGGCATATCCTCAGCTAATAGATAAGAGAGAGGTTATTGAAAAGACTCTTATCAAAGAAGAAGAATTATTTTTAAAAACAATTGAAAATGGTATTAAAATTTTTGATGCAGAAGTATCTGGATTAAAAGGGGATATTATTTCTGGTGAAATAGCATTTAAGCTCTATGATACTTATGGTTTCCCTTTTGACTTGACTGCAGATATGGCAAGGGAAAAAGGTTTGAAAGTTGATGAAGAAGCATTTAAAAAGCAAATGCAACAACAAAAACAAAGGTCAAAAGAGGCTGGTAAATTTAATATTGATTATAATAATACTATTAATTCACAAGTAAAATCAGAGTTTAAAGGTTATTCAACGTTATTTGAAGATGCTAAAGTGCTAGAGATATTCCAAGATGGACAACAGGTAAATACTATTAGTAATGGATCTTCGGCAGTTATTGTCCTTGATAAAACACCTTTTTACGCTGAAGCAGGCGGACAGGTTGGTGATAAAGGCATATTAGAGGGTGTAGGTGTTGAATTTATAGTTGATGATGTCCAAAAGTCTGGTGAAGCAGTTCTACACATCGGTAAATTGGCTAAAGGAGTTTTAAACACTAGTGATGAAGTTTCTGCAAGAGTTAATGATTTGAGACGGCTTGCAACTGCTGCTAATCATAGTGCGACACATCTGCTGCATAAGGCTTTAAAAGTTGTTCTAGGTGATCATGCGGAACAAAAAGGCTCACTTGTTGACGATAGTAAGTTAAGGTTTGATTTTACTCATGATAAGGCCATATCTCGTGCTGAAATTGAACAAATTGAAATTTTAGTTAATCAGCAAATTAGAGCGAACTATCCTGTGGCTACTATTGAGACATCACAAGAAAAAGCTAAATCACTAGGAGCAGAGGCTCTGTTTGGTGAGAAATATGGAGATATAGTAAGAGTAATTTCAATGGGAGATTTTTCTATTGAGCTTTGTGGAGGAACTCATGTTGCATATACTGGAGATATTGGATTATTCAAAATAGTGTCAGAAAGTGGTATTGCATCTGGTATTAGAAGAATAGAGGCTATTACCGCAGATAAGGCTATAAAACATACATTTACTTATGAAAATAAGTTGACAACTGTGAAAGAAGCTATCAAATCAAATGATGCTAACTTATTAGAAAAGCTACAATCATTGTTAGAGCAGTTAAAAAAACAAGAAAAAGAAATCACAAAGCTTAAAAAAGACCTACTATCTGGAACAAGTAATGATATTAAAGAGTCTATAATTGGTGACATTAAAGTTGTAGTAGCTAATTTGAAAGAAGTGGATATTAAGACTTTGAGAGAAAAGATTGATGATTATAAATCTAAAAATGATAAGATAGTTTCAGTGTTGAGTACTATAAATGCTGATAAAGTGCAATTTGTGATCGGAGTGAGTAAATCTATTACATCATTAATCAAGGCTGGAGATATAGCTAAGGAGTTTAGTGGGTATATAGATGGTAAAGGCGGTGGTCGTCCAGATATGGCTCAAGGTGGAGGGAACAACTCTGCTAACATTGATGAGGCTCTAAGTAACTTAGAACAATATATCATAAATAATATAAGACAGTAG
- a CDS encoding TolC family protein — MKRLYRHLLISFGIFGFCVSSVANTIADYTDTVKQSIQNSPQYKFIGFQLNSRQMDPAIQLGRLLPRIDIGGSIKATNIIDQETMADGDIAGGRFDSIQGNISLTQPLYDYGAYKDLQSAQETAQFAQQDYRTNYQQFLYDTSYAYFNLAKTIKNVEYTSYNLKSNKQSLNELESKFKAGTADIADYETVKANYYIAEASYAAAKREEKVARAELRKFTNNDDDVVLYSNDFKIKDPSPNTEEGWEELTMRSSPSYLGSVHTKESNYYNYQSATSSFMPKVNFEVKYSPGFNDVSSLGNPVFDNFLSSKGTVNAFYFGINLTWSIFSGGTDYALLKKAAYNYQSSEFDMIQTGRVAQNDAMYAFRFVQLKKKEIESLRKSVAAAKIAYEKYKERYNQGTTTITQYFILLNNYYQFLIQLNNTEFDYIMGFLSLYKTAGILTSNTVQDFNNWLILNQDVEL, encoded by the coding sequence TTGAAAAGGCTGTATAGACACTTATTAATATCTTTTGGAATATTTGGCTTTTGTGTTAGTTCTGTAGCTAATACTATTGCTGATTATACAGATACAGTAAAACAATCTATACAAAATTCACCACAATACAAGTTTATTGGCTTTCAGTTAAACTCCAGGCAGATGGATCCAGCGATTCAACTAGGTAGATTATTACCTAGGATAGATATTGGAGGATCTATTAAAGCAACAAACATTATAGATCAGGAAACTATGGCAGATGGGGATATTGCTGGAGGGCGTTTTGATTCTATCCAAGGAAATATTTCACTAACTCAGCCATTATATGATTACGGAGCTTATAAGGATCTTCAGTCAGCACAAGAAACAGCACAGTTTGCTCAACAGGATTATAGAACTAATTATCAGCAGTTCTTATATGACACAAGTTATGCTTATTTTAATTTAGCCAAGACAATAAAAAATGTTGAGTATACTTCGTATAACTTAAAATCAAATAAACAAAGCTTAAATGAATTAGAAAGTAAATTTAAAGCGGGTACAGCCGATATCGCTGATTATGAAACAGTAAAAGCAAACTACTATATTGCTGAAGCTAGCTATGCAGCAGCTAAAAGAGAAGAAAAAGTTGCTCGAGCAGAGTTGCGTAAGTTCACTAATAATGATGATGATGTTGTTTTATATAGTAATGACTTTAAGATTAAGGATCCGTCACCTAATACTGAAGAAGGTTGGGAAGAGCTTACAATGCGAAGTAGCCCATCATATTTAGGTTCTGTACATACAAAAGAGAGTAATTACTATAACTATCAATCTGCGACAAGCTCATTTATGCCTAAAGTTAATTTTGAAGTTAAATACTCTCCAGGTTTTAATGATGTTAGTTCGCTGGGTAACCCCGTATTTGATAATTTCCTATCATCAAAAGGTACAGTAAATGCTTTTTATTTTGGGATTAATCTTACTTGGAGTATTTTTTCTGGTGGTACAGATTATGCTCTACTTAAAAAGGCTGCATATAATTATCAGTCCTCTGAATTTGATATGATCCAAACAGGAAGGGTTGCTCAGAATGACGCGATGTATGCTTTTAGGTTTGTTCAGCTTAAAAAGAAAGAAATTGAATCTCTGCGTAAATCTGTTGCAGCTGCAAAAATAGCTTATGAAAAGTATAAAGAAAGATATAATCAAGGTACGACAACTATTACTCAGTACTTTATACTTTTAAATAATTATTATCAATTTCTTATCCAGTTAAATAATACTGAGTTTGATTATATTATGGGCTTTTTGAGCTTGTATAAAACTGCAGGTATTTTAACTTCTAATACCGTTCAGGATTTTAATAACTGGTTAATACTAAATCAAGATGTGGAGTTATAA
- a CDS encoding M17 family metallopeptidase, which yields MYISTKLQCFLYQQESDSKPVYLIKKSNFSDWLCKQDSLTQNFVKLFESKKTVLAIPDNNGNIEKIVCIVTKDMYSLAALTSELPRGNYHIEYSEVGDLSLYYIGFALASYKFEKYKSKSQPINVKLFLPENYIHLLTTVEANYIVRDMITTPAEDMGPEDISNIIKNVAKEFGATIEEVVGEELKEQGYMGIYTVGKASHRPPRLVKLNWGNDNHPKISIVGKGVAFDTGGLDVKAAQFMLLMHKDMGGAANAIGLAYMIMKHNLPVRLTLSIPTVENAVDAKSYRPSDIIKMKNGTTVQVTNTDAEGRLILAEPLHEEATKNPEYLIDFSTLTGAARVAVGDKISAFFCNNDDVARDVYNYGEIEQDQTWRLPLADCYRKNLDTEFADISHCELSTFAGAVKAALFMEHFVGVENAPTWIHFDIMAWNVANSPGKPKGGEMMGVRTMFKMLEEKYSK from the coding sequence ATGTATATTTCAACTAAACTACAGTGTTTTTTATATCAGCAAGAAAGTGACTCTAAGCCTGTTTACCTAATTAAAAAATCAAATTTCTCAGATTGGCTTTGCAAGCAAGATAGTTTAACTCAAAATTTTGTAAAACTGTTTGAAAGCAAAAAAACAGTTCTAGCTATTCCTGATAATAACGGCAATATCGAGAAAATAGTATGTATAGTTACAAAAGATATGTACAGTTTAGCTGCACTAACTAGTGAATTACCTAGAGGTAATTATCATATAGAGTATTCTGAGGTTGGGGATTTATCCCTCTACTATATTGGCTTTGCATTAGCTAGCTATAAGTTTGAAAAATATAAATCTAAATCACAGCCGATTAATGTTAAATTATTCTTACCAGAGAATTATATTCACCTTTTAACAACAGTTGAGGCAAATTATATAGTTAGAGATATGATTACGACTCCTGCTGAAGATATGGGTCCTGAAGATATTTCTAATATTATCAAAAATGTTGCTAAAGAGTTTGGGGCTACAATTGAAGAAGTTGTTGGTGAAGAGCTTAAAGAACAAGGGTATATGGGAATTTATACTGTTGGTAAGGCTAGTCATAGACCTCCAAGATTAGTTAAATTAAATTGGGGTAATGATAATCATCCTAAAATTTCTATAGTTGGTAAAGGTGTGGCTTTTGATACAGGTGGCCTTGATGTAAAAGCAGCTCAGTTTATGTTGCTGATGCATAAAGATATGGGTGGTGCTGCAAATGCTATAGGTCTTGCTTATATGATTATGAAACATAATCTTCCAGTAAGATTGACTTTATCAATACCGACAGTTGAAAACGCTGTAGATGCGAAGTCATATCGCCCTAGTGATATCATTAAGATGAAAAATGGAACAACAGTTCAAGTTACTAATACTGATGCTGAAGGAAGATTGATTTTAGCTGAACCACTACATGAAGAGGCTACTAAAAATCCTGAATATCTAATAGACTTTTCAACTCTAACAGGAGCTGCAAGAGTCGCAGTGGGTGATAAAATTTCAGCATTTTTCTGTAATAATGATGATGTTGCAAGAGATGTTTACAATTATGGAGAAATCGAGCAAGATCAGACTTGGAGACTCCCGTTAGCTGATTGTTATAGAAAAAATCTTGATACTGAGTTTGCAGATATATCACACTGTGAGCTGTCAACTTTTGCAGGAGCTGTAAAGGCAGCACTGTTTATGGAGCACTTTGTAGGTGTTGAGAATGCTCCTACTTGGATTCATTTTGACATAATGGCTTGGAATGTTGCTAACTCTCCAGGTAAGCCAAAAGGTGGAGAAATGATGGGTGTTAGAACAATGTTTAAAATGTTGGAAGAGAAATACAGCAAATAA
- the tal gene encoding transaldolase, with the protein MQKSLLEQLKEVTMVVADTGDFELIEKFKPVDATTNPSLILKAVKDPKYSKLVTDTIDKFKQNNPELKKDDLIKEVAIEILVSFGIKILDVIDGKVSSEVDARVSFNSAETIDYARKIIKKYESYGVSKDRILIKIAATWEGIKAAKLLQKEGVNCNLTLIFDQIQAQACAEAGVYLVSPFVGRITDWQMQQSKLDDFPAVVDDDGINSVRAIYKLYKDCGFKTIVMGASFRSAKQVVALAGCDALTISPALLEELENSFESLEVKLKRSNDVSTQVPQVAESDFRWQMNENSMATTKLAEGIRQFAKDTVELENIITKHL; encoded by the coding sequence ATGCAAAAATCGTTATTAGAACAGCTTAAAGAAGTAACTATGGTAGTCGCTGATACAGGTGACTTTGAGTTAATTGAAAAATTCAAACCAGTTGATGCTACTACAAATCCTAGTTTGATTTTAAAAGCTGTTAAAGATCCAAAATATTCTAAGTTAGTTACAGATACTATAGATAAATTTAAGCAAAATAATCCTGAGCTCAAAAAAGATGATCTTATTAAAGAAGTTGCTATTGAGATATTAGTATCTTTTGGAATAAAAATATTGGATGTGATTGATGGGAAGGTGTCTAGTGAAGTAGATGCAAGAGTATCCTTTAACTCTGCAGAAACAATTGATTATGCTAGAAAAATAATTAAAAAATATGAGTCTTACGGAGTTTCAAAAGATCGAATTTTGATAAAAATAGCAGCTACTTGGGAAGGTATAAAGGCTGCTAAATTATTACAAAAAGAAGGTGTTAATTGTAATTTAACACTTATTTTTGACCAGATTCAAGCTCAGGCATGCGCTGAGGCTGGAGTTTACTTAGTATCACCATTTGTTGGAAGAATCACAGATTGGCAAATGCAACAGAGCAAACTTGATGATTTTCCTGCTGTAGTTGATGATGATGGTATAAATTCTGTTAGAGCTATATACAAATTGTATAAAGATTGTGGTTTTAAAACCATTGTGATGGGAGCAAGTTTTAGAAGTGCCAAGCAGGTGGTAGCATTAGCAGGTTGTGATGCTTTGACTATATCACCAGCATTGCTTGAAGAGCTTGAAAATAGTTTTGAAAGCTTGGAAGTTAAATTAAAACGTTCTAATGACGTTAGTACCCAAGTGCCACAAGTTGCAGAATCTGATTTTCGTTGGCAAATGAATGAGAATTCTATGGCAACTACAAAATTAGCTGAAGGAATTAGGCAATTTGCAAAAGACACCGTTGAATTGGAAAACATAATAACAAAACATTTATAA
- the ygfZ gene encoding CAF17-like 4Fe-4S cluster assembly/insertion protein YgfZ has protein sequence MNFQYNNFKILEINGLDTIKFLQGLATSDLSQLSNDNNLLMTAFANLKGRIISLCFVKYISSEKLLLSVEQSIVDNLLTWLKKYGMFSKISFAVNEDYALFFTKEGFLNHYILVKNALNSDTTYEQIQKTNILNKLAVINQNNIEKFLPAELDLDNVEKVISYTKGCYMGQEVIARMHYKAKLKKELAVVKADKDIEASDLKTCGSKPLANVVNKVYVDGVCYMLVVFHKEATEVEYQLENEIIITKC, from the coding sequence ATGAACTTTCAGTATAATAATTTTAAAATTTTAGAAATAAATGGATTAGATACCATAAAGTTTCTTCAAGGTTTAGCAACATCAGATTTAAGTCAACTATCTAATGATAATAACTTATTGATGACTGCTTTTGCCAACTTAAAAGGACGAATAATTTCCTTATGTTTTGTGAAGTATATTTCTAGCGAAAAGCTATTGCTTTCAGTTGAACAGAGCATCGTTGATAATTTACTTACTTGGTTAAAAAAGTATGGAATGTTTTCAAAAATTAGTTTTGCAGTTAATGAAGATTATGCATTGTTTTTTACTAAAGAAGGATTTTTAAATCATTATATTTTAGTTAAGAATGCTCTAAATTCTGATACTACATACGAGCAAATACAAAAAACTAATATTTTGAATAAACTTGCTGTCATCAATCAAAATAATATTGAGAAGTTTCTTCCAGCAGAGTTAGATCTTGATAACGTAGAAAAAGTTATTAGTTATACTAAAGGTTGCTATATGGGACAAGAAGTAATAGCTAGGATGCATTATAAAGCTAAGTTAAAAAAAGAGCTTGCAGTTGTAAAAGCAGACAAAGATATTGAAGCTTCGGATCTGAAGACTTGTGGTAGTAAACCTCTAGCAAATGTTGTAAATAAAGTCTATGTAGACGGTGTATGCTATATGCTGGTGGTGTTTCATAAAGAAGCAACAGAGGTTGAGTATCAGCTAGAAAATGAAATAATTATAACTAAATGCTAA
- a CDS encoding UvrD-helicase domain-containing protein, translating into MLNNLNQQQQQAVKYTSTPLLVLAGAGSGKTSVIIEKISYLIEQLLYPAKSVLAVTFTNKAAREMQERVKSRLDKEKSKGLMISTFHSLGLTILKKHFLDLGYKKNFTLFDSHDSLALIYDIAYEEYQLPKQNAGFIQSKISFWKSALLTPNEIQPKDDLEEQAAFIYKEYQKYLKSYNSFDFDDLIFQPIQLFKNYSNIQKLWSDKFRYILIDEYQDTNESQYQLLKYLTQGKNKFTVVGDDDQSIYAWRGSRPENLRHLQEDFKDLKVIKLEQNYRSTGRILNVANKLIENNSHIFDKKLWSNKDYGEQIKVISLTNDEDEAQFITSDIFFDRVKTKSKNSDYAILIRSNYQAYLLERYMQMHKIPYTISGGSSFFSKSEIKDIISYLRLIVNPDDDRAFLRVVNTPKREVGSATIHKLGQYASYHHCSFFHTLYNLEEFEIRDFTKKNLSSFKDLILNTQQEINSSISAQELKNIINNFIDNISYRQWLIDSSSSEKQAEFRYANVIEVVKWIVNQLEGESYNALESLALVLNKMLLIDILDRDNEDKNDNQVQIITMHASKGLEFKKVYIMGMEEGILPHQQSIEEDSIEDERRLAYVAITRARENLTITMTKHRKKFGEKQISIPSRFIDELPESDLYWVGTEKECAETRQQNSKQNISALKDMFS; encoded by the coding sequence ATGCTAAATAATCTTAATCAGCAGCAACAGCAAGCTGTAAAATATACTAGTACCCCCTTACTAGTACTGGCTGGAGCTGGTAGTGGTAAAACTAGTGTGATTATTGAAAAAATTTCTTATTTAATAGAACAACTTTTGTATCCCGCTAAGAGTGTTTTAGCTGTTACATTTACGAATAAAGCAGCTAGAGAGATGCAAGAGCGCGTTAAATCTCGGCTTGATAAAGAAAAATCAAAGGGGTTGATGATTTCAACGTTCCATTCACTTGGTTTAACAATTTTAAAAAAACATTTTTTAGATTTGGGGTATAAGAAAAACTTTACACTTTTTGATAGTCACGACTCACTTGCGTTAATATACGATATTGCATACGAGGAATATCAGTTACCTAAACAAAATGCTGGATTTATTCAATCAAAAATATCATTTTGGAAATCAGCGTTACTAACACCTAATGAAATACAACCTAAGGACGATCTTGAAGAGCAAGCAGCTTTTATATATAAAGAATATCAGAAATATCTAAAATCTTATAACTCTTTTGACTTTGATGATCTTATATTTCAACCGATACAGTTATTTAAAAATTACTCAAATATTCAGAAATTATGGTCAGACAAGTTTAGATATATTCTCATTGATGAGTATCAAGATACCAATGAGTCGCAATATCAGCTTTTAAAGTATTTGACTCAGGGTAAAAATAAATTCACAGTTGTAGGAGACGATGATCAGTCTATATATGCATGGAGAGGTTCTCGACCTGAAAATTTACGCCATTTGCAAGAAGATTTCAAAGACCTAAAAGTTATTAAGCTAGAACAAAATTATCGCTCTACAGGCAGAATACTTAATGTTGCAAATAAGCTTATTGAAAATAACAGCCATATTTTTGACAAAAAACTTTGGTCAAATAAAGATTATGGTGAGCAAATTAAGGTTATTAGTCTTACAAATGATGAGGATGAGGCACAATTTATAACTAGTGATATTTTTTTTGATAGGGTAAAAACAAAATCTAAAAACTCTGATTACGCCATACTAATTAGAAGTAATTACCAAGCATACTTACTTGAAAGATATATGCAAATGCACAAAATCCCTTATACAATTAGCGGCGGAAGTTCATTTTTTTCCAAATCAGAAATCAAAGATATCATTTCGTATTTAAGGTTAATAGTTAATCCGGATGATGATAGAGCATTTTTACGTGTTGTAAATACTCCCAAACGTGAGGTTGGAAGTGCTACTATTCATAAATTAGGACAGTATGCAAGTTATCATCACTGTAGCTTTTTCCATACTTTATATAATTTAGAAGAGTTTGAAATACGTGATTTTACCAAAAAAAACTTATCATCTTTTAAAGATTTGATACTGAATACACAGCAAGAAATAAATTCAAGTATATCTGCTCAAGAGTTAAAAAATATAATTAATAATTTTATTGATAATATTTCATACCGACAGTGGCTTATAGATTCTAGTTCTTCAGAGAAACAAGCAGAGTTTAGATATGCGAATGTTATTGAGGTTGTTAAATGGATTGTTAACCAGCTTGAAGGTGAATCATATAATGCTCTTGAGTCACTTGCTTTAGTTTTAAATAAAATGCTTTTGATCGATATCTTAGATAGAGATAATGAGGATAAAAATGATAATCAGGTTCAAATCATAACTATGCACGCCTCCAAAGGTTTGGAGTTTAAAAAAGTTTATATAATGGGAATGGAAGAAGGAATTTTGCCGCATCAGCAAAGTATTGAGGAAGATTCCATAGAGGATGAGCGCCGATTAGCTTATGTTGCGATCACTAGAGCTAGAGAAAATTTGACTATAACAATGACAAAGCATCGTAAAAAATTTGGTGAAAAACAGATTTCTATTCCAAGTAGATTTATTGATGAATTGCCAGAGTCGGATCTATATTGGGTAGGCACAGAAAAAGAGTGTGCAGAAACGCGTCAGCAAAATTCTAAGCAGAATATATCAGCACTTAAAGATATGTTTAGCTAG
- a CDS encoding phytochelatin synthase family protein, which translates to MKKAFNIVIFLVVLINCCFAKQLVLPKNTIAFSSLQGQYLLKSAPEKYSQQYWQLAEYFTTEKGTTFCGPASAVMVLNALKIEPSLSPAHMQYSIFDQNNIFYNKALIKSGITPQWVYAKGLSIEQTAELINKQKTIGPKAYAKVIHASEFKNQEQFLNTMLSSMKKGDYIIINYKRSDMGVQGGGHFSPLAAYNPREDMWLLMDVARYKYPSTWIRTIDLYQAIQSKDSSTNKSRGIIIISKKKY; encoded by the coding sequence ATGAAAAAAGCTTTTAATATAGTTATCTTTTTAGTAGTTTTAATCAACTGTTGTTTTGCAAAACAACTAGTCCTACCTAAAAATACAATCGCTTTCTCTAGCTTACAAGGACAGTATTTATTAAAATCAGCACCAGAAAAATACTCACAACAATATTGGCAGCTTGCAGAATATTTTACCACTGAGAAAGGCACTACATTCTGTGGTCCAGCCTCCGCTGTCATGGTATTAAATGCTCTAAAAATTGAGCCAAGTCTATCACCAGCTCACATGCAATATTCAATATTTGATCAAAATAATATTTTCTATAATAAAGCTTTAATTAAATCTGGTATAACTCCTCAATGGGTATATGCAAAAGGGTTATCTATTGAGCAAACTGCTGAGCTAATCAACAAACAAAAAACGATAGGCCCTAAGGCTTATGCAAAAGTAATTCACGCGAGCGAATTTAAAAATCAAGAACAGTTCCTTAATACAATGCTATCATCAATGAAAAAAGGAGATTATATAATTATAAATTATAAACGTAGTGATATGGGAGTTCAAGGAGGAGGACATTTTTCACCACTAGCAGCATACAACCCTAGAGAAGATATGTGGTTGCTTATGGACGTCGCCAGATATAAATACCCTTCAACTTGGATAAGAACTATTGACTTATATCAAGCAATCCAGTCCAAAGACTCTTCGACTAACAAGTCACGAGGAATAATTATAATTTCTAAGAAAAAATATTAA
- a CDS encoding CvfB family protein — MISIGKYSRLKILEKTSNWLVLDALELGTANIASSEFCDTVNVGESVEVFLYHNSKAELIATTKRVPTVGQVSYLRVKNITDIGAFLDWGLDKDLFVPLAEQHRPFEIGKSYIVYLYLDKINRRITASSKINKFIKDYAGNDITQNQEVDLIIANSTDIGYKAIINNSYWGIIYSSEVFKRLSFGESVKGYIKNIRDDGRIDLSLQLVHKDLDRNADLVEKYLVEHNGSAPFNDKSNPNDIAREFGISKAAFKRAIGTLLKRKKIVIREGSIHLNG; from the coding sequence TTGATTTCAATAGGAAAATATTCTAGATTAAAGATTCTTGAGAAAACTTCGAATTGGCTGGTTCTAGATGCTTTGGAGCTTGGTACAGCAAACATTGCTAGTTCGGAATTCTGTGATACAGTAAACGTTGGCGAAAGTGTAGAAGTTTTTTTGTATCATAACTCAAAGGCTGAGCTTATCGCGACTACAAAAAGAGTTCCAACCGTAGGTCAAGTATCTTATTTGAGAGTCAAAAATATTACAGATATAGGAGCTTTTTTAGACTGGGGACTTGATAAGGATCTTTTTGTACCATTAGCCGAGCAACATAGACCATTTGAAATTGGAAAGTCGTATATTGTCTATTTATATCTTGATAAGATTAATAGACGTATAACAGCTTCTTCAAAAATCAATAAGTTCATAAAAGATTACGCAGGTAATGATATAACTCAAAATCAAGAAGTGGATCTTATAATCGCGAATTCTACAGACATAGGTTATAAAGCAATAATTAATAACAGTTATTGGGGAATCATTTATTCTTCAGAGGTGTTTAAGAGATTAAGTTTTGGCGAATCTGTTAAGGGATATATAAAAAATATTCGAGATGATGGGCGTATAGATCTGTCGTTACAGCTAGTGCACAAAGATTTAGATAGAAATGCTGACTTGGTAGAAAAGTATCTTGTAGAGCATAATGGTTCTGCTCCTTTTAATGATAAATCTAACCCTAATGATATAGCGCGCGAGTTTGGAATTAGTAAGGCTGCTTTTAAGCGAGCTATAGGAACTTTGTTAAAAAGAAAAAAAATAGTAATTAGAGAAGGCAGTATTCATTTAAATGGATAA